One window of Actinomycetota bacterium genomic DNA carries:
- a CDS encoding PHP domain-containing protein — protein MRADLHVHSTASDGSSSPSGLVALALELGVDVLSITDHDSVAGVAEAAAAARGTALTLVPGVELSAVVGTRSVHVLGYFVDTRDERLLAHLFDLRAARLRRAEAIVASLVAAGIPLSMDDVLRLSCDGAVGRAHVARALVDSRVVHSTDEAFARLIGRGAPHYVPRDVRTPAEVVGIIRDAGGLAVLAHPGVSKADDIIRPLAADGLAGIEAFHGEHTPQQCERYASMARDLRLLVTGGTDYHGPAFSYKDLGSVAVPAEAVEAFLAAGAAARGADAR, from the coding sequence ATGAGGGCCGACCTCCACGTCCACTCCACCGCTTCCGACGGCTCGTCGTCCCCGTCGGGACTGGTCGCGCTCGCGCTCGAACTCGGCGTGGACGTCCTGAGCATCACCGACCACGACAGCGTCGCAGGCGTCGCCGAGGCGGCGGCGGCCGCGCGCGGCACCGCGCTGACCCTGGTCCCGGGCGTCGAGCTCTCCGCCGTCGTCGGCACCCGCAGCGTCCACGTGCTCGGCTACTTCGTCGACACCCGCGACGAGCGGCTCCTCGCACACCTCTTCGACCTGCGCGCCGCGCGGCTGCGCCGTGCCGAGGCGATCGTCGCCTCCCTGGTCGCCGCAGGGATCCCGCTGTCGATGGACGACGTCCTGCGCCTCTCGTGCGACGGCGCGGTCGGACGCGCCCACGTGGCGCGCGCGCTCGTCGACAGCCGCGTCGTTCACAGCACCGACGAGGCGTTCGCGCGGCTCATCGGCCGGGGTGCCCCGCACTACGTGCCGCGCGACGTGCGCACGCCCGCCGAGGTGGTCGGCATCATCCGCGATGCGGGCGGGCTGGCCGTCCTCGCGCATCCCGGCGTCAGCAAGGCGGACGACATCATCCGGCCGCTCGCAGCCGACGGGCTCGCCGGCATCGAGGCCTTCCACGGGGAGCACACGCCGCAGCAGTGCGAGCGCTACGCGTCGATGGCGCGGGACCTGCGCCTGCTGGTCACAGGAGGCACCGACTACCACGGGCCCGCGTTCTCGTACAAGGACCTCGGGTCGGTCGCCGTTCCCGCGGAGGCTGTCGAGGCGTTCCTCGCCGCCGGTGCCGCGGCCCGGGGGGCGGATGCACGATGA
- a CDS encoding stage V sporulation protein S, which yields MEVLKVSSKSNPNSVAGALAGVIREQGAVEIQTVGAGALNQAVKAIAIARGFIAPSGIELTCVPAFADIVINGEERTAIRLLVEPRDMHR from the coding sequence GTGGAAGTCCTCAAGGTATCGAGCAAGTCGAATCCCAACTCCGTCGCCGGCGCGCTCGCCGGCGTGATCCGCGAGCAGGGCGCCGTCGAGATCCAGACCGTGGGCGCCGGGGCTCTCAACCAGGCCGTCAAGGCCATCGCCATCGCCCGCGGCTTCATCGCGCCTTCCGGCATCGAGCTGACCTGCGTTCCGGCGTTCGCCGACATCGTGATCAACGGCGAGGAGCGCACGGCGATCCGCCTGCTCGTCGAGCCGCGCGACATGCACCGCTAG
- a CDS encoding sensor histidine kinase has translation MSDPDRLIDLVSAVTGDEFLKVEENLGDGYVRLRVSEAERRQAKHDIRGIEDVVVELLRNARDAHAQRVFVATAREGDSRTLTIVDDGVGVPPAMQERVFEPRVTSKLETMVMDRWGVHGRGMALFSVRSNAVSARIEASDAHKGTAVRVVADTGTIGERADQSQWPEVETGDDGSLRVVRGPHNILRRVVEFACEHPEVDVWIGSPSEIVATMHEVVRASADASELLFCDDPSRLPVWQRPGAAADAAELTATAESLGLPISERTAHRVLAGDITVVPRVLDVLRPSAPTPEPVTPDIYRDRRGLKIAKADLVEFTRALTAAFDAISERYYVHLRGEPRVTVGRDEIRVRFDVDKDD, from the coding sequence ATGTCCGACCCGGACCGGCTCATCGACCTCGTCTCCGCGGTCACCGGCGACGAGTTCCTCAAGGTCGAGGAGAACCTCGGCGACGGCTACGTCCGCCTTCGCGTCTCGGAGGCCGAGCGCCGGCAGGCCAAGCACGACATCCGCGGGATCGAGGACGTCGTCGTCGAGCTGCTGCGCAACGCGCGCGACGCGCACGCGCAGCGCGTGTTCGTCGCGACCGCCCGCGAGGGCGATAGCCGGACGCTGACCATCGTCGACGACGGCGTGGGCGTGCCGCCCGCGATGCAGGAGCGCGTCTTCGAGCCGCGCGTCACCTCGAAGCTCGAGACGATGGTCATGGACCGCTGGGGTGTCCACGGGCGCGGTATGGCGTTGTTCTCCGTGCGCAGCAACGCCGTCTCCGCGCGCATCGAGGCGTCCGACGCCCACAAGGGCACGGCCGTACGCGTCGTCGCGGACACCGGCACGATCGGGGAGCGCGCCGACCAGTCGCAGTGGCCCGAGGTCGAGACCGGCGACGACGGCAGCCTGCGGGTCGTCCGCGGCCCGCACAACATCCTGCGCCGCGTCGTGGAGTTCGCCTGCGAGCATCCCGAGGTCGACGTGTGGATCGGCTCGCCGTCCGAGATCGTCGCCACGATGCACGAGGTCGTGCGCGCGTCGGCCGACGCGTCCGAACTGCTCTTCTGCGACGACCCCTCACGCCTGCCCGTCTGGCAGCGTCCCGGCGCGGCGGCCGACGCCGCGGAGCTGACGGCCACCGCCGAGTCGCTCGGCCTTCCCATCTCCGAGCGCACGGCGCACCGCGTGCTCGCCGGCGATATCACCGTCGTGCCTCGCGTGCTCGATGTCCTGCGCCCGTCCGCGCCCACACCGGAGCCCGTGACCCCCGACATCTACCGCGACCGCCGGGGCCTCAAGATCGCCAAGGCCGACCTCGTCGAGTTCACCCGCGCGCTCACCGCGGCCTTCGACGCGATCTCCGAGCGCTACTACGTCCACCTGCGCGGCGAGCCGCGCGTGACGGTCGGCCGTGACGAGATCCGCGTCCGCTTCGACGTCGACAAGGACGACTGA
- the rny gene encoding ribonuclease Y has translation MEFVGYAVAVIVGAALGIVGQRLYARGSVGRAQESAERIVADAEKQAETIKKEALIEAKDQIFRMKAEAEEEAKERRKDLTALETRLIQREESIERRAEAQDKREHQLSSQQGQIQAREKQIEDIIAEETRKLESLAGMTADQAKEELVARIREDVNRDAAAYIREAETHARDEADKKARNIVSIAIQRVAADHTAESTVSVIHIPSDELKGRIIGREGRNIRAFEQLTGISLIIDDTPEAVVLSSFDPVRREIGRVTLESLIADGRIHPARIEEMFEKASTLVEQQIHEAGEQAAFDAGVHGLHAEVVRTLGRLRFRTSYGQNVLKHSLEVAYLAGTMASELGLDPRLAKRAGLLHDLGKAIDHEIDGPHAVIGADLARRLGEHAEIVHCIEAHHADVEPQTVEAVLVQAADAVSASRPGARRETLESYIKRLEKLEAVATSHKGVDKCYAMQAGREIRVMVKPDEISDADSVVLARDIAKQIEDEMEYPGQIRVMVIRESRAIDIAK, from the coding sequence GGCAGCGTGGGCCGCGCCCAGGAGTCGGCCGAACGCATCGTCGCGGATGCCGAGAAGCAGGCGGAAACGATCAAGAAGGAAGCGCTCATCGAGGCCAAGGACCAGATCTTCCGCATGAAGGCGGAGGCCGAGGAGGAGGCCAAGGAGCGCCGCAAGGACCTCACCGCGCTCGAGACGCGGCTCATCCAGCGCGAGGAGTCGATCGAGCGCCGCGCTGAGGCCCAGGACAAGCGGGAGCACCAGCTCTCCAGCCAGCAGGGCCAGATCCAGGCGCGCGAGAAGCAGATCGAGGACATCATCGCCGAGGAGACCCGCAAGCTCGAGTCACTTGCCGGCATGACCGCCGACCAAGCGAAGGAGGAGCTCGTCGCGCGCATCCGCGAGGATGTGAACCGCGACGCGGCCGCCTACATCCGCGAGGCCGAGACTCACGCGCGCGACGAGGCCGACAAGAAGGCCCGCAACATCGTCAGCATCGCGATCCAGCGCGTCGCTGCCGACCACACCGCGGAGTCCACCGTCTCGGTCATCCACATCCCGAGCGATGAGCTCAAGGGCCGCATCATCGGCCGCGAGGGCCGCAACATCCGCGCGTTCGAGCAGCTCACCGGCATCAGCCTGATCATCGACGACACGCCCGAGGCGGTCGTGCTGTCGAGCTTCGACCCGGTGCGGCGCGAGATCGGCCGCGTCACGCTCGAGTCGCTCATCGCCGACGGGCGCATCCACCCGGCCCGCATCGAGGAGATGTTCGAGAAGGCGTCCACCCTCGTCGAGCAGCAGATCCACGAGGCGGGCGAGCAGGCCGCGTTCGACGCGGGCGTCCACGGGCTGCATGCCGAGGTCGTCCGCACCCTCGGCCGCCTGCGCTTCCGCACCTCCTACGGCCAGAACGTGCTCAAGCACTCGCTCGAGGTCGCGTACCTCGCCGGCACCATGGCGTCCGAACTCGGGCTCGACCCGCGGCTCGCCAAGCGCGCGGGCCTGCTCCACGACCTCGGCAAGGCGATCGACCACGAGATCGACGGACCGCACGCCGTGATCGGCGCGGACCTTGCACGTCGCCTCGGCGAGCACGCCGAGATCGTGCACTGCATCGAGGCGCACCACGCCGACGTCGAGCCGCAGACCGTCGAGGCCGTGCTCGTGCAGGCCGCAGACGCCGTCTCGGCCTCACGCCCCGGCGCCCGCCGCGAGACCCTCGAGAGCTACATCAAGCGGCTCGAGAAGCTCGAGGCGGTCGCGACGAGCCACAAGGGCGTCGACAAGTGCTACGCGATGCAGGCCGGCCGTGAGATACGCGTCATGGTCAAGCCCGACGAGATCTCGGACGCCGACTCAGTGGTGCTGGCGCGCGATATCGCCAAGCAGATCGAGGACGAGATGGAGTATCCGGGCCAGATCCGGGTCATGGTCATCCGCGAGAGCCGCGCGATCGACATCGCCAAGTAG